In one Poecilia reticulata strain Guanapo linkage group LG8, Guppy_female_1.0+MT, whole genome shotgun sequence genomic region, the following are encoded:
- the ramp2 gene encoding receptor activity-modifying protein 2 isoform X2 encodes MKGAVGFIGVFLSFLSEISGHQLQFPCVDDPYCHSVCKICEDHYGEPSMECLSFLFDDYLNYFNKQMSSLNSTDWCVWDKVSSFYSNFSTYTENISDCLGIPWPNSLVEKLFVNIHAAYFKACPTEEFSDPPPGIVFALVITPICLIPVMVSLVVIKTKNGDGTS; translated from the exons ctctctg AGATCTCAGGACACCAACTGCAATTTC CTTGTGTGGATGATCCCTATTGCCACAGTGTGTGTAAGATCTGCGAGGATCACTATGGTGAACCATCAATGGagtgtctttcttttttatttgatgaCTATCTGAATTATTTCAATAAGCAAATGAGCTCACTAAACTCAACTGACTGGTGCGTCTGGGATAAAGTGAGCAG cttctaCAGCAACTTTAGCACATACACCGAGAACATATCTGACTGTCTGGGGATCCCATGGCCGAACTCACTGGTGGAAAAGCTCTTTGTCAACATCCACGCTGCGTATTTCAAAGCATGCCCCACAGAGGAGTTTAGTGACCCACCTCCAGGAATCGTGTTTGCCCTGGTGATCACTCCCATCTGCCTGATCCCAGTTATGGTCAGCCTGGTGGTGATCAAGACGAAAAATGGGGATGGCACATCCTGA
- the LOC103469390 gene encoding uncharacterized protein LOC103469390 isoform X2 — MWKEGVSGLNYVMWQEGGHILENKEKKKKSAPPIQVSFPTSPILLLEYLPFVHRMTESAEAVAADVTSKRSVTIEISNITNNYCLISPKTYLDNGEVFNPPQPTVRPLKTEVCTFTKSGGKATGSVGVLTYDLFEKSQNDYIETLAIMFSVPWDYNLYKNWFAVGIYKKGRNCDKDLFKEMYYEKKENEHGFVRGEANGSGINYVGNYLDIKATMCPMGNAIMKVEVWDKLFTHMGQQTY, encoded by the exons ATGTGGAAAGAGGGTGTGTCTGGTCTAAATTACGTTATGTGGCAAGAGGGAGGGCATATCctggaaaacaaggaaaaaaaaaaaaaatcagcgcCTCCCATTCAGGTGTCTTTTCCGACTTCTCCCATTTTACTTTTGGAATACTTGCCCTTTGTCCACAG AATGACGGAGTCGGCTGAAGCTGTGGCAGCTGATGTGACCAGCAAGAGAAGCGTGACTATTGAAATCTCAAATATCACGAATAACTACTGTCTTATCAGTCCCAA AACTTACCTTGACAATGGGGAGGTGTTCAACCCACCTCAACCAACAGTGCGCCCCCTAAAGACAGAGGTGTGTACCTTCACCAAGTCTGGTGGGAAAGCAACCGGTAGCGTTGGCGTCCTGACCTACGATCTCTTCGAGAAGTCCCAGAATGACTACATTGAGACTCTAGCCATCATGTTTTCAGTTCCCTGGGACTACAACCTGTACAAGAACTGGTTTGCAGTGGGCATCTATAAAAAGGGTCGCAACTGCGATAAGGATTTATTCAAAGAAATGTACTATGAGAAGAAAGAGAATGAGCATGGTTTTGTCAGAGGGGAAGCCAATGGCTCGGGAATCAATTATGTGGGTAACTACCTTGACATTAAAGCCACTATGTGTCCCATGGGCAATGCCATCATGAAGGTGGAGGTGTGGGACAAGCTTTTTACACACATGGGACAGCAGACTTACTAG
- the LOC103469390 gene encoding uncharacterized protein LOC103469390 isoform X1, translated as MWKEGVSGLNYVMWQEGGHILENKEKKKKSAPPIQVSFPTSPILLLEYLPFVHRSHNCCRMTESAEAVAADVTSKRSVTIEISNITNNYCLISPKTYLDNGEVFNPPQPTVRPLKTEVCTFTKSGGKATGSVGVLTYDLFEKSQNDYIETLAIMFSVPWDYNLYKNWFAVGIYKKGRNCDKDLFKEMYYEKKENEHGFVRGEANGSGINYVGNYLDIKATMCPMGNAIMKVEVWDKLFTHMGQQTY; from the exons ATGTGGAAAGAGGGTGTGTCTGGTCTAAATTACGTTATGTGGCAAGAGGGAGGGCATATCctggaaaacaaggaaaaaaaaaaaaaatcagcgcCTCCCATTCAGGTGTCTTTTCCGACTTCTCCCATTTTACTTTTGGAATACTTGCCCTTTGTCCACAG ATCTCATAATTGTTGCAGAATGACGGAGTCGGCTGAAGCTGTGGCAGCTGATGTGACCAGCAAGAGAAGCGTGACTATTGAAATCTCAAATATCACGAATAACTACTGTCTTATCAGTCCCAA AACTTACCTTGACAATGGGGAGGTGTTCAACCCACCTCAACCAACAGTGCGCCCCCTAAAGACAGAGGTGTGTACCTTCACCAAGTCTGGTGGGAAAGCAACCGGTAGCGTTGGCGTCCTGACCTACGATCTCTTCGAGAAGTCCCAGAATGACTACATTGAGACTCTAGCCATCATGTTTTCAGTTCCCTGGGACTACAACCTGTACAAGAACTGGTTTGCAGTGGGCATCTATAAAAAGGGTCGCAACTGCGATAAGGATTTATTCAAAGAAATGTACTATGAGAAGAAAGAGAATGAGCATGGTTTTGTCAGAGGGGAAGCCAATGGCTCGGGAATCAATTATGTGGGTAACTACCTTGACATTAAAGCCACTATGTGTCCCATGGGCAATGCCATCATGAAGGTGGAGGTGTGGGACAAGCTTTTTACACACATGGGACAGCAGACTTACTAG